One window of the Epinephelus moara isolate mb chromosome 22, YSFRI_EMoa_1.0, whole genome shotgun sequence genome contains the following:
- the fam83hb gene encoding protein FAM83H isoform X1 codes for MPNRSQSSSVGDNPLDPNYLPPHYREEYRLAIDALIENDIQGYYEFLQTADVVGFLAQSEIEFIKSTLQTPNPTSSVPELTYHDGGHDADGSSDTYWPVQSDLAAPGLDLGWPMQQHSFMGPTEVTTLVNPSDPDMPSIKEQARRLIKNARQVLAVVMDTFTDVDIFADLLDAAARHVPVYILLDEQEAPHFVSMVFNCKVNLDLHPMVRVRTVPGITYYSRTGKSFKGQVKDRFLLADCRAVLSGNYSFMWSYEKIHRCIAHLFLGELVTTFDEEFRILFAQSEPLVIGPSDGALALSDPSSTSSFLGNQFGLKRTQSLRNPIGFRRQPEIPSAFPYGDSDRNPALPFRRADPFRHTIEPGAGITIGKYSQQQFRLQQSFLEQGRSIVSRQMELSTTAFKRHSYAEGTQENYTSSRHFMKHRVMNNLDETDFHREHTQSSHYLTEGPGSGSGHGHYDRLRGRRPQLSIDQYSDSSFRSDLEPPPANYGRDYFSSEDLRAPEGHQGHPLAGRYGGGSGSKRPTIGQAYACQSSPTQLHPPEKKPFGKQSHQEQEEDADARQGLRSWRINSYLSTYEEGGDEGLTQPMGPDAFEDPPSSQQPTATENSAPRFGIKEQLNVPPKSRPDFVRPRFGKPILPDSNSKDSALTTSKDLLPSHSDLKSFVQEKKGREAEREREREPEMGAAREVGVDVEVKEAPDSFLTKHESFRTRVNPLLQRSSRLRSSLIFSSSKAEMHSGSLGLKPATEVDEELESVRTSSIVAQILEKRRSLSREPFEWRKRAEEKDKEKEKERERERVEKERVDKERVEKERVEKERAEKEMAEKERAEKERAEKERAERERAEKEKEREKAQQQEENEIRLKNEVKSKVEPQKTNEDLRRTPTLEKSEYTTSLSTNMNDPASRLQYFKDLAAKRKASKMETESSLKIPEPAEKKPDLSEKPPIKTAMTPKIPAVSVTPTEPELKKTDISAKLAELSRRSSFSSSKPPMMATRPVSHLKPSETTQPHKEENASEGQKKDIFKSLKPLPSPKLFKRDPLKLKGLNPRRISCGEEILTTDATDAEKSELRKSRSHSSSTLPRDESRVMGSNTSINTLGEGKGEGKTLDFLKKQTQRLKGFLGPKDKEKKSSGDDRGMSTVREVTADSSKKQSSSAKDKGPTTTDQTTANHKTSTMTSGPSRYQAPGSSVLFSSNLRDDTKVILGQISANSQKNRLEQEETGGDSDSGEKGLERQNSLKKNRFLRPTGNVQEREGLLKRIESLRKEKKVYSRFEVVYHCKDDVCSVDGKEI; via the exons ATGCCAAACCGATCTCAGAGTTCATCGGTTGGCGATAACCCCCTCGACCCAAACTACCTGCCCCCACATTACCGTGAGGAGTACCGCCTGGCCATTGATGCTCTGATAGAAAATGACATACAG GGATACTATGAGTTCCTCCAGACTGCAGATGTGGTCGGTTTCCTGGCACAGTCGGAAATTGAATTCATCAAGTCCACACTCCAGACGCCCAACCCGACCTCCAGCGTCCCAGAGCTTACGTACCATGACGGGGGTCATGACGCTGATGGCTCCTCAGACACCTACTGGCCGGTACAGTCGGACTTGGCTGCCCCCGGGCTGGACCTGGGCTGGCCAATGCAACAGCATAGCTTCATGGGGCCCACAGAGGTCACCACTCTAGTCAACCCATCAGACCCAGACATGCCAAGTATCAAGGAGCAGGCCAGGAGACTCATCAAGAATGCACGCCAA GTTCTTGCCGTGGTGATGGACACATTCACAGATGTGGACATTTTTGCTGACCTCTTGGATGCAGCAGCACGCCACGTTCCTGTTTACATTCTACTGGATGAGCAGGAAGCCCCTCACTTTGTCTCTATGGTCTTCAACTGCAAAGTCAACTTGGACCTACATCCT ATGGTGCGTGTCAGGACTGTGCCAGGAATAACCTATTATTCCCGGACGGGGAAATCGTTTAAGGGGCAGGTGAAAGATCGTTTCCTACTGGCTGACTGCAGAGCTGTACTCAGTGGCAACTACAG tTTCATGTGGTCCTACGAGAAGATCCACCGCTGCATCGCCCACCTCTTCCTCGGGGAGCTGGTCACCACCTTTGATGAAGAGTTTCGCATTCTCTTTGCTCAGTCAGAACCTCTAGTCATTGGCCCATCCGATGGAGCCCTTGCTCTCTCTGAccccagcagcaccagcagttTCTTAGGCAACCAGTTTGGTTTGAAGAGGACCCAGTCTTTGCGCAACCCCATAGGTTTCCGCAGACAGCCTGAGATTCCCTCTGCCTTCCCCTATGGAGACTCTGATCGTAACCCTGCACTTCCTTTCCGAAGGGCTGATCCATTTCGTCACACCATTGAACCTGGCGCAGGAATCACGATTGGAAAGTATTCCCAGCAACAGTTTCGTCTGCAGCAGTCATTTCTGGAGCAGGGAAGGTCTATAGTTTCCAGGCAGATGGAGTTGAGTACCACTGCCTTCAAGAGGCACAGCTATGCAGAGGGAACCCAGGAAAACTACACATCTTCGAGGCACTTCATGAAGCACAGAGTCATGAATAATCTAGATGAGACAGACTTCCACAG GGAGCACACCCAAAGTAGCCATTACTTAACTGAAGGGCCTGGGTCGGGCTCTGGCCACGGACACTACGACAGACTTCGAGGTCGTCGTCCACAACTCTCCATCGACCAGTATTCAGATTCAAGCTTTCGCTCAGATCTGGAGCCTCCACCTGCAAACTATGGGCGAGACTACTTTTCATCTGAGGACTTAAGAGCACCTGAGGGACACCAGGGACATCCATTAGCTGGGAGGTATGGAGGAGGTTCTGGCAGTAAAAGGCCAACCATAGGTCAGGCGTATGCCTGTCAGAGCTCACCCACACAGCTCCACCCACCAGAGAAGAAACCATTTGGCAAACAGTCTCATCAAGAGCAGGAGGAAGATGCGGATGCTAGGCAAGGCCTGAGGAGTTGGAGAATCAACTCCTATCTTAGCACTTATGAGGAAGGTGGAGATGAAGGTCTGACTCAACCTATGGGGCCTGATGCGTTTGAAGATCCTCCATCATCTCAGCAGCCAACTGCCACTGAAAATTCAGCTCCCCGCTTTGGAATAAAGGAGCAACTGAATGTTCCCCCCAAATCCAGACCAGATTTTGTAAGACCCCGCTTTGGAAAGCCCATCTTACCTGACAGCAACAGTAAAGACTCTGCCCTAACAACAAGCAAGGATTTGCTTCCATCACACAGTGACCTAAAGTCATTTGTACAAGAGAAAAAAGGGAGGGAAGCTGAGAGGGAAAGGGAGAGGGAGCCAGAAATGGGTGCAGCAAGAGAAGTGGGTGTGGATGTGGAGGTGAAAGAGGCTCCAGATAGCTTCCTGACCAAACATGAATCATTCCGCACACGTGTTAACCCACTCCTTCAACGTAGCTCTCGTCTGCGTTCCTCACTTATATTCTCATCTTCCAAGGCAGAGATGCACAGTGGTAGCCTTGGCTTAAAACCAGCCACAGAGGTGGATGAAGAGTTAGAATCAGTACGCACTTCCTCGATTGTGGCCCAGATCCTAGAGAAGAGAAGGTCACTGTCTCGTGAGCCTTTTGAGTGGAGAAAGAGGGCTGAGGAAAAAGAtaaggagaaagaaaaggagagggagagagaaagagtggagAAAGAAAGGGTGGACAAAGAAAGGGTGGAGAAAGAAAGGGTGGAGAAAGAAAGGGCGGAGAAAGAaatggcagagaaagagagagctgaAAAAGAGAGGGCGGAGAAGgagagggcagagagagaaagggccgaaaaagaaaaagagagggagaaagcgCAACAGCAAGAGGAAAATGAGATTCGATTGAAAAATGAGGTTAAATCAAAAGTGGAACCTCAGAAAACCAATGAAGATTTAAGGAGGACACCAACTCTTGAGAAGTCTGAATACACAACATCATTATCTACGAACATGAATGACCCAGCCAGTCGACTACAATATTTCAAAGACCTGGCTGCTAAGAGAAAAGCCTCAAAAATGGAGACCGAGTCATCGCTAAAAATCCCAGAGCCTGCTGAAAAAAAGCCAGACCTTTCTGAAAAACCTCCCATAAAAACTGCAATGACTCCAAAGATCCCTGCTGTCTCCGTTACTCCGACAGAACCTGAACTAAAGAAGACCGACATATCTGCAAAACTAGCTGAGCTCAGTCGCAGATCTTCATTTAGTTCCTCAAAACCACCCATGATGGCCACCAGACCTGTGAGCCACCTGAAGCCTTCAGAGACAACTCAACCTCATAAAGAGGAAAATGCATCAGAGGGTCAGAAGAAGGATATATTTAAGTCCCTAAAACCTCTTCCTTCACCTAAGCTCTTCAAGAGGGATCCGTTGAAGCTCAAAGGACTGAATCCTCGTCGCATCTCCTGTGGTGAAGAGATTCTTACCACAGACGCTACAGACGCAGAGAAGAGTGAACTGAGAAAGAGTCGCTCTCATAGTTCTTCAACTCTGCCACGTGATGAGTCCAGAGTAATGGGATCTAATACATCCATCAACACACTTGGTGAGGGGAAGGGTGAAGGTAAGACACTCGACTTCTTGAAGAAGCAGACTCAGAGGCTAAAGGGATTCCTAGGGCCCAAGGATAAGGAGAAGAAATCTTCAGGAGACGATAGGGGCATGAGCACGGTCAGAGAGGTCACTGCAGATTCAAGCAAAAAGCAGAGTTCATCAGCTAAAGACAAAGGACCTACCACAACCGACCAAACTACAGCTAATCACAAGACATCAACCATGACATCAGGCCCATCTCGATACCAGGCTCCAGGCAGCTCTGTTCTGTTCAGCAGCAACCTACGTGATGACACCAAAGTCATTCTAGGGCAGATCTCAGCCAACAGCCAGAAGAATCGACTGGAGCAAGAAGAAACAGGAGGGGACAGTGACAGTGGGGAGAAGGGGCTGGAGAGACAAAACTCCTTGAAAAAGAACAGATTTCTCCGACCAACAGGCAATGTCCAGGAGCGCGAAGGACTGCTGAAGAGGATAGAGAGTTtgaggaaggagaagaaggtCTACAGCCGCTTTGAGGTAGTCTATCACTGCAAGGATGATGTTTGCAGCGTGGATGGGAAAGAGATATGA
- the fam83hb gene encoding protein FAM83H isoform X2, whose protein sequence is MPNRSQSSSVGDNPLDPNYLPPHYREEYRLAIDALIENDIQGYYEFLQTADVVGFLAQSEIEFIKSTLQTPNPTSSVPELTYHDGGHDADGSSDTYWPVQSDLAAPGLDLGWPMQQHSFMGPTEVTTLVNPSDPDMPSIKEQARRLIKNARQVLAVVMDTFTDVDIFADLLDAAARHVPVYILLDEQEAPHFVSMVFNCKVNLDLHPMVRVRTVPGITYYSRTGKSFKGQVKDRFLLADCRAVLSGNYSFMWSYEKIHRCIAHLFLGELVTTFDEEFRILFAQSEPLVIGPSDGALALSDPSSTSSFLGNQFGLKRTQSLRNPIGFRRQPEIPSAFPYGDSDRNPALPFRRADPFRHTIEPGAGITIGKYSQQQFRLQQSFLEQGRSIVSRQMELSTTAFKRHSYAEGTQENYTSSRHFMKHRVMNNLDETDFHREHTQSSHYLTEGPGSGSGHGHYDRLRGRRPQLSIDQYSDSSFRSDLEPPPANYGRDYFSSEDLRAPEGHQGHPLAGRYGGGSGSKRPTIGQAYACQSSPTQLHPPEKKPFGKQSHQEQEEDADARQGLRSWRINSYLSTYEEGGDEGLTQPMGPDAFEDPPSSQQPTATENSAPRFGIKEQLNVPPKSRPDFVRPRFGKPILPDSNSKDSALTTSKDLLPSHSDLKSFVQEKKGREAEREREREPEMGAAREVGVDVEVKEAPDSFLTKHESFRTRVNPLLQRSSRLRSSLIFSSSKAEMHSGSLGLKPATEVDEELESVRTSSIVAQILEKRRSLSREPFEWRKRAEEKDKEKEKERERERVEKERVDKERVEKERVEKERAEKEMAEKERAEKERAEKERAERERAEKEKEREKAQQQEENEIRLKNEVKSKVEPQKTNEDLRRTPTLEKSEYTTSLSTNMNDPASRLQYFKDLAAKRKASKMETESSLKIPEPAEKKPDLSEKPPIKTAMTPKIPAVSVTPTEPELKKTDISAKLAELSRRSSFSSSKPPMMATRPVSHLKPSETTQPHKEENASEGQKKDIFKSLKPLPSPKLFKRDPLKLKGLNPRRISCGEEILTTDATDAEKSELRKSRSHSSSTLPRDESRVMGSNTSINTLGEGKGEGKTLDFLKKQTQRLKGFLGPKDKEKKSSGDDRGMSTVREVTADSSKKQSSSAKDKGPTTTDQTTANHKTSTMTSGPSRYQAPGSSVLFSSNLRDDTKVILGQISANSQKNRLEQEETGGDSDSGEKGLERQNSLKKNRFLRPTGNVQEREGLLKRIESLRKEKKVYSRFEMGNSLG, encoded by the exons ATGCCAAACCGATCTCAGAGTTCATCGGTTGGCGATAACCCCCTCGACCCAAACTACCTGCCCCCACATTACCGTGAGGAGTACCGCCTGGCCATTGATGCTCTGATAGAAAATGACATACAG GGATACTATGAGTTCCTCCAGACTGCAGATGTGGTCGGTTTCCTGGCACAGTCGGAAATTGAATTCATCAAGTCCACACTCCAGACGCCCAACCCGACCTCCAGCGTCCCAGAGCTTACGTACCATGACGGGGGTCATGACGCTGATGGCTCCTCAGACACCTACTGGCCGGTACAGTCGGACTTGGCTGCCCCCGGGCTGGACCTGGGCTGGCCAATGCAACAGCATAGCTTCATGGGGCCCACAGAGGTCACCACTCTAGTCAACCCATCAGACCCAGACATGCCAAGTATCAAGGAGCAGGCCAGGAGACTCATCAAGAATGCACGCCAA GTTCTTGCCGTGGTGATGGACACATTCACAGATGTGGACATTTTTGCTGACCTCTTGGATGCAGCAGCACGCCACGTTCCTGTTTACATTCTACTGGATGAGCAGGAAGCCCCTCACTTTGTCTCTATGGTCTTCAACTGCAAAGTCAACTTGGACCTACATCCT ATGGTGCGTGTCAGGACTGTGCCAGGAATAACCTATTATTCCCGGACGGGGAAATCGTTTAAGGGGCAGGTGAAAGATCGTTTCCTACTGGCTGACTGCAGAGCTGTACTCAGTGGCAACTACAG tTTCATGTGGTCCTACGAGAAGATCCACCGCTGCATCGCCCACCTCTTCCTCGGGGAGCTGGTCACCACCTTTGATGAAGAGTTTCGCATTCTCTTTGCTCAGTCAGAACCTCTAGTCATTGGCCCATCCGATGGAGCCCTTGCTCTCTCTGAccccagcagcaccagcagttTCTTAGGCAACCAGTTTGGTTTGAAGAGGACCCAGTCTTTGCGCAACCCCATAGGTTTCCGCAGACAGCCTGAGATTCCCTCTGCCTTCCCCTATGGAGACTCTGATCGTAACCCTGCACTTCCTTTCCGAAGGGCTGATCCATTTCGTCACACCATTGAACCTGGCGCAGGAATCACGATTGGAAAGTATTCCCAGCAACAGTTTCGTCTGCAGCAGTCATTTCTGGAGCAGGGAAGGTCTATAGTTTCCAGGCAGATGGAGTTGAGTACCACTGCCTTCAAGAGGCACAGCTATGCAGAGGGAACCCAGGAAAACTACACATCTTCGAGGCACTTCATGAAGCACAGAGTCATGAATAATCTAGATGAGACAGACTTCCACAG GGAGCACACCCAAAGTAGCCATTACTTAACTGAAGGGCCTGGGTCGGGCTCTGGCCACGGACACTACGACAGACTTCGAGGTCGTCGTCCACAACTCTCCATCGACCAGTATTCAGATTCAAGCTTTCGCTCAGATCTGGAGCCTCCACCTGCAAACTATGGGCGAGACTACTTTTCATCTGAGGACTTAAGAGCACCTGAGGGACACCAGGGACATCCATTAGCTGGGAGGTATGGAGGAGGTTCTGGCAGTAAAAGGCCAACCATAGGTCAGGCGTATGCCTGTCAGAGCTCACCCACACAGCTCCACCCACCAGAGAAGAAACCATTTGGCAAACAGTCTCATCAAGAGCAGGAGGAAGATGCGGATGCTAGGCAAGGCCTGAGGAGTTGGAGAATCAACTCCTATCTTAGCACTTATGAGGAAGGTGGAGATGAAGGTCTGACTCAACCTATGGGGCCTGATGCGTTTGAAGATCCTCCATCATCTCAGCAGCCAACTGCCACTGAAAATTCAGCTCCCCGCTTTGGAATAAAGGAGCAACTGAATGTTCCCCCCAAATCCAGACCAGATTTTGTAAGACCCCGCTTTGGAAAGCCCATCTTACCTGACAGCAACAGTAAAGACTCTGCCCTAACAACAAGCAAGGATTTGCTTCCATCACACAGTGACCTAAAGTCATTTGTACAAGAGAAAAAAGGGAGGGAAGCTGAGAGGGAAAGGGAGAGGGAGCCAGAAATGGGTGCAGCAAGAGAAGTGGGTGTGGATGTGGAGGTGAAAGAGGCTCCAGATAGCTTCCTGACCAAACATGAATCATTCCGCACACGTGTTAACCCACTCCTTCAACGTAGCTCTCGTCTGCGTTCCTCACTTATATTCTCATCTTCCAAGGCAGAGATGCACAGTGGTAGCCTTGGCTTAAAACCAGCCACAGAGGTGGATGAAGAGTTAGAATCAGTACGCACTTCCTCGATTGTGGCCCAGATCCTAGAGAAGAGAAGGTCACTGTCTCGTGAGCCTTTTGAGTGGAGAAAGAGGGCTGAGGAAAAAGAtaaggagaaagaaaaggagagggagagagaaagagtggagAAAGAAAGGGTGGACAAAGAAAGGGTGGAGAAAGAAAGGGTGGAGAAAGAAAGGGCGGAGAAAGAaatggcagagaaagagagagctgaAAAAGAGAGGGCGGAGAAGgagagggcagagagagaaagggccgaaaaagaaaaagagagggagaaagcgCAACAGCAAGAGGAAAATGAGATTCGATTGAAAAATGAGGTTAAATCAAAAGTGGAACCTCAGAAAACCAATGAAGATTTAAGGAGGACACCAACTCTTGAGAAGTCTGAATACACAACATCATTATCTACGAACATGAATGACCCAGCCAGTCGACTACAATATTTCAAAGACCTGGCTGCTAAGAGAAAAGCCTCAAAAATGGAGACCGAGTCATCGCTAAAAATCCCAGAGCCTGCTGAAAAAAAGCCAGACCTTTCTGAAAAACCTCCCATAAAAACTGCAATGACTCCAAAGATCCCTGCTGTCTCCGTTACTCCGACAGAACCTGAACTAAAGAAGACCGACATATCTGCAAAACTAGCTGAGCTCAGTCGCAGATCTTCATTTAGTTCCTCAAAACCACCCATGATGGCCACCAGACCTGTGAGCCACCTGAAGCCTTCAGAGACAACTCAACCTCATAAAGAGGAAAATGCATCAGAGGGTCAGAAGAAGGATATATTTAAGTCCCTAAAACCTCTTCCTTCACCTAAGCTCTTCAAGAGGGATCCGTTGAAGCTCAAAGGACTGAATCCTCGTCGCATCTCCTGTGGTGAAGAGATTCTTACCACAGACGCTACAGACGCAGAGAAGAGTGAACTGAGAAAGAGTCGCTCTCATAGTTCTTCAACTCTGCCACGTGATGAGTCCAGAGTAATGGGATCTAATACATCCATCAACACACTTGGTGAGGGGAAGGGTGAAGGTAAGACACTCGACTTCTTGAAGAAGCAGACTCAGAGGCTAAAGGGATTCCTAGGGCCCAAGGATAAGGAGAAGAAATCTTCAGGAGACGATAGGGGCATGAGCACGGTCAGAGAGGTCACTGCAGATTCAAGCAAAAAGCAGAGTTCATCAGCTAAAGACAAAGGACCTACCACAACCGACCAAACTACAGCTAATCACAAGACATCAACCATGACATCAGGCCCATCTCGATACCAGGCTCCAGGCAGCTCTGTTCTGTTCAGCAGCAACCTACGTGATGACACCAAAGTCATTCTAGGGCAGATCTCAGCCAACAGCCAGAAGAATCGACTGGAGCAAGAAGAAACAGGAGGGGACAGTGACAGTGGGGAGAAGGGGCTGGAGAGACAAAACTCCTTGAAAAAGAACAGATTTCTCCGACCAACAGGCAATGTCCAGGAGCGCGAAGGACTGCTGAAGAGGATAGAGAGTTtgaggaaggagaagaaggtCTACAGCCGCTTTGAG ATGGGGAATAGCCTGGGATAA
- the si:ch211-199g17.9 gene encoding synaptonemal complex central element protein 1 isoform X2, translating to MSEQAEFNIDDLINNIRLNGVEGMQEPEVEELVDKIRNMHEVQTEAERLEGILEEQEELARKVQIQQELSEQACFRQEKEDKKKVEEVEQIRCQIEEIKFKHRKLRMKFESQLEEVIVEHKNLYKVFSPKNLLDEIARAEIRKRQLSEVEQIKLTHLRNLQEKLEEMKKQPATAAAET from the exons ATGAGCGAACAGGCAG AATTCAACATTGATGACCTGATTAATAATATTCGACTGAATGGAG TTGAAGGAATGCAGGAGCCCGAAGTTGAAGAGTTGGTGGACAAAATAAGGAACATGCATGAAG tacaaaCTGAAGCAGAGCGACTGGAAGGAATTCTTGAAGAACAAGAAG AGTTGGCCAGGAAGGTGCAGATCCAGCAGGAGTTGTCTGAGCAAGCCTGTTTCAG gcAGGAAAAGGAAGACAAGAAAAAGGTGGAAGAGGTGGAACAGATCAGATGTCAAATCGAGGAAATCAAGTTTAAACATAGGAAACTGCG GATGAAGTTTGAAAGCCAACTTGAGGAAGTGATTGTGGAACATAAGAATCTGTACAAGGTCTTT AGTCCAAAAAATCTCCTAGATGAAATAGCGCGTGCTGAAATAAGAAAACGTCAGCTGTCAGAAGTTG AACAAATTAAGTTGACTCACTTGCGCAACCTTCAAGAGAAGCTAGAAGAGATGAAGAAGCAGCCAGcaacagcagctgcagagacTTAG
- the si:ch211-199g17.9 gene encoding synaptonemal complex central element protein 1 isoform X1 yields MSEQAEFNIDDLINNIRLNGVEGMQEPEVEELVDKIRNMHEANRATEKDIKEMESVIGSLQEEQANLQTEAERLEGILEEQEELARKVQIQQELSEQACFRQEKEDKKKVEEVEQIRCQIEEIKFKHRKLRMKFESQLEEVIVEHKNLYKVFSPKNLLDEIARAEIRKRQLSEVEQIKLTHLRNLQEKLEEMKKQPATAAAET; encoded by the exons ATGAGCGAACAGGCAG AATTCAACATTGATGACCTGATTAATAATATTCGACTGAATGGAG TTGAAGGAATGCAGGAGCCCGAAGTTGAAGAGTTGGTGGACAAAATAAGGAACATGCATGAAG CTAACAGAGCCACGGAAAAAGACATTAAGGAGATGGAATCAGTCATTGGCTCTTTGCAGGAAGAACAAGCAAATT tacaaaCTGAAGCAGAGCGACTGGAAGGAATTCTTGAAGAACAAGAAG AGTTGGCCAGGAAGGTGCAGATCCAGCAGGAGTTGTCTGAGCAAGCCTGTTTCAG gcAGGAAAAGGAAGACAAGAAAAAGGTGGAAGAGGTGGAACAGATCAGATGTCAAATCGAGGAAATCAAGTTTAAACATAGGAAACTGCG GATGAAGTTTGAAAGCCAACTTGAGGAAGTGATTGTGGAACATAAGAATCTGTACAAGGTCTTT AGTCCAAAAAATCTCCTAGATGAAATAGCGCGTGCTGAAATAAGAAAACGTCAGCTGTCAGAAGTTG AACAAATTAAGTTGACTCACTTGCGCAACCTTCAAGAGAAGCTAGAAGAGATGAAGAAGCAGCCAGcaacagcagctgcagagacTTAG
- the grinaa gene encoding glutamate receptor, ionotropic, N-methyl D-aspartate-associated protein 1a (glutamate binding), whose product MSQDKSGYPVMGESNPLHNNVYGPPQPGFGMPPPNYSQAPGGPYPPAAGYGQPGFPQAGPGFAPGPYPQMPYPQMPYPQGPYPQGPYQQGVAQPGFPGDPTAPAGSPGYHGDGPPSYYDNEEFTNSGFEDKTIRQAFIRKVFMVLTVQLLVTFSFVAIFTFVDDAKYFVRRNPWTYYVSYAVFFVALIVLSCCGDFRRKHPWNLVALSILTLSLSYMVGMIASFYDTDTVIMAVGITAVVCFTVVLFSLQSKYDFTSCRGVLFVCLIVLLLFSFLCIFIRHKILHIVYASLGALLFTCFLAVDTQLLLGNKKLALSPEEYIFAALNLYTDIINIFLYILAIVGRSRE is encoded by the exons ATGTCCCAGGACAAGAGTGGATACCCTGTTATGGGTGAGAGCAACCCACTTCATAACAATGTCTACGGACCCCCTCAGCCAGGCTTCGGCATGCCCCCACCCAACTACAGCCAAGCCCCAGGGGGACCGTACCCACCAGCAGCAGGCTACGGACAGCCGGGCTTCCCCCAGGCAGGCCCGGGTTTCGCTCCTGGTCCCTACCCTCAGATGCCTTACCCTCAGATGCCCTACCCACAGGGACCCTACCCTCAGGGGCCTTATCAGCAAGGTGTCGCACAGCCAGGCTTTCCCGGTGACCCCACGG CACCTGCTGGCAGCCCTGGTTACCACGGTGATGGACCTCCATCTTACTATGACAATGAGGAGTTCACCAACTCTGGCTTTGAGGACAAGACCATCCGACAAGCCTTCATCAGAAAA GTCTTCATGGTTCTCACAGTGCAGCTTCTGGTCACTTTCTCCTTTGTTGCCATCTTCACCTTCGTCGATGACGCCAAGTACTTTGTGCGACGTAATCCATGGACATATTACGTGTCCTATGCAGTCTTCTTCGTGGCTCTGATCGTCCTCAGCTGTTGTGGAGACTTCCGCCGCAAGCACCCCTGGAACTTGGTTGCACTG TCCATCCTGACCCTGAGCCTGTCCTACATGGTGGGCATGATCGCCAGCTTCTACGACACAGATACTGTCATCATGGCCGTCGGCATCACTGCAGTGGTCTGCTTTACCGTCGTGCTCTTCTCACTACAG AGCAAGTATGACTTCACTTCCTGTCGGGGCGTGCTGTTTGTGTGCCTGATTGTGCTCCTGCTCTTCTCGTTCCTCTGCATCTTCATTCGCCACAAGATCCTGCACATTGTCTATGCCTCACTGGGGGCCCTGCTCTTCACCTGC tTTTTGGCTGTGGACACTCAGCTTCTCCTGGGCAACAAGAAGCTGGCCCTGAGTCCAGAGGAGTACATTTTTGCTGCCCTCAACCTCTACACTGACATCATCAACATTTTCCTCTACATCCTGGCTATTGTGGGACGCTCCCGTGAATGA